A genomic region of Micromonospora sp. NBC_01796 contains the following coding sequences:
- the hisS gene encoding histidine--tRNA ligase: protein MSKPTPISGFPEWAPPQRMIEQYVIGRIQRTFELYGFAPLETRSVEPLDQLLRKGETSKEVYLLRRLQEDPGGPNGDDALGLHFDLTVPFARYVLENAGKLQFPFRRYQIQKVWRGERPQEGRYREFLQADIDIVDRDTLPTHYEAELPLVIGDALGGLPIPPIVIQVNNRKVNEGFYRGLGLTDPEAALRAVDRLDRLGPEKVAALLVETAGATEAQAKGCLALSTIRSPDASFADAVRALGVEHPLLDEGLAELATVVETAAAHSPGLCVADLRIARGLDYYTGTVYETQMRGYERFGSICSGGRYDNLATAGSTTFPGVGISIGVTRLLGLLFGAGELNVSRSVPTCVLVALGAEEDRSAGDRIASALRRRGIATEVSPSAAKYGKQIRYAERRGIPYVWFPGAEGAVDEVKDIRSGEQVPATPDDWTPPVEDLRPLVS from the coding sequence ATGAGCAAGCCCACGCCCATCTCCGGTTTTCCCGAGTGGGCCCCGCCGCAGCGGATGATCGAGCAGTACGTGATCGGCCGGATTCAGCGCACCTTCGAGCTGTACGGCTTCGCGCCGCTGGAGACCCGGTCGGTCGAGCCACTGGACCAGCTCCTGCGCAAGGGGGAGACCTCCAAGGAGGTCTACCTGCTGCGCCGGTTGCAGGAGGATCCGGGCGGACCGAACGGTGACGACGCCCTGGGCCTGCACTTCGACCTGACAGTGCCGTTCGCCCGGTACGTGCTGGAGAACGCCGGCAAGTTGCAGTTCCCGTTCCGGCGCTACCAGATCCAGAAGGTGTGGCGGGGCGAGCGCCCGCAGGAGGGGCGTTACCGCGAGTTCCTCCAGGCCGACATCGACATCGTCGACCGGGACACCCTGCCGACGCACTACGAGGCCGAGTTGCCGCTGGTCATCGGCGACGCCCTCGGCGGCCTGCCGATCCCACCGATCGTGATCCAGGTCAACAACCGCAAGGTCAACGAGGGCTTCTACCGGGGCCTCGGGCTGACCGATCCGGAAGCCGCACTGCGCGCGGTGGACCGGCTCGACCGGCTCGGACCGGAGAAGGTCGCGGCGCTGCTGGTCGAGACCGCCGGTGCGACCGAGGCGCAGGCCAAGGGATGCCTGGCCCTGTCGACGATCCGCAGCCCGGACGCCTCGTTCGCGGACGCGGTTCGCGCCCTCGGGGTGGAGCACCCACTGCTCGACGAGGGGCTCGCCGAGCTGGCGACGGTGGTGGAGACGGCGGCCGCGCACTCGCCCGGCCTCTGCGTCGCCGACCTGCGCATCGCGCGCGGCCTGGACTACTACACCGGTACGGTCTACGAGACCCAGATGCGGGGCTACGAGCGGTTCGGCTCGATCTGCTCCGGTGGCCGTTACGACAACCTGGCCACCGCCGGTTCGACCACCTTCCCCGGTGTGGGCATCTCGATCGGAGTGACCCGGCTGCTCGGCCTGCTCTTCGGCGCCGGTGAGCTGAACGTCTCCCGTTCGGTACCGACCTGCGTCCTGGTGGCACTGGGGGCGGAGGAGGACCGGTCGGCCGGTGACCGGATCGCGTCGGCGCTGCGCAGGCGCGGCATCGCCACCGAGGTCTCACCGTCCGCCGCGAAGTACGGCAAGCAGATCCGGTACGCCGAGCGGCGCGGGATCCCGTACGTGTGGTTCCCGGGTGCCGAAGGGGCGGTGGACGAGGTGAAGGACATCCGCTCGGGCGAGCAGGTGCCGGCGACCCCGGACGACTGGACGCCGCCGGTCGAGGACCTGCGTCCCCTGGTCAGCTGA
- a CDS encoding RelA/SpoT family protein, producing the protein MVAGDDPAAVVPIAVAPSGAAVNGLGAPATPVPLGGVVVPVGAAGRVITTDEPGAATSSFGLASAPTGRRVRARLARFNAPWQTPQVSEVLEPLIATHRAAHPKMDPRMLQRAFDMAARWHSGQYRKSGDPYITHPLAVATILANLGMDTTTLVAALLHDTIEDTNYGLDQMRIDFGAEVALLVDGVTKLDKVKLGDAAKAETIRKMVVAMAKDPRVLVIKLADRLHNMRTLTFLPRAKQEQKAKETLEILAPLAHRLGMNTIKWELEDLAFGTLFPKRFEEINRLIGEHQPQREALLRQVTQKVQVDLKAAKIKAETTGRPKHLYSIYQKMIVRGRDFNDIYDLVGVRILVETVRDCYAALGVIHANWQPVPGRFKDYIAMPKFNMYQSLHTTVIGPSGKPVEMQIRTYAMHRTAEFGIAAHWKYKEQKGATVVGPPANIDEMTWLRQLLDWQREASDPSEFLDALRFDLSSQEVYVFTPKGDVIPLPTGSTPVDFAYAVHTEVGHKCIGARVNGKLVPLESTLSNGDVIEIFTSKSDTAGPTQDWLGFVKSPRARTKIRQYFNKERREEAIEAGKDAIVKQMRKQGMPLQRMLSSDNLMAIARDLHLADVASLYAAVGDSQVSAQSVVQRLMAGYGGEEGAAEDIAETAVATRPPRSRTSSHDPGVVVRGVSDVWIKLARCCTPVPPDSVFGFVTRSGGVSVHRDDCANAEDLRVQGERIVEVSWKLTSASTFLVAIQVEALDRHKLLADVTRVLSDERVNILSATVTTTRDRVAVSRFSFEMADPKHLGHLLAAVRKVDGVFDAYRVTSGA; encoded by the coding sequence GTGGTGGCCGGTGACGATCCCGCCGCCGTGGTCCCGATCGCCGTCGCCCCGTCGGGCGCCGCGGTCAACGGTCTCGGCGCGCCCGCCACGCCCGTACCCCTCGGGGGTGTTGTGGTGCCGGTCGGCGCGGCCGGTCGGGTCATCACGACCGACGAGCCCGGCGCGGCCACGTCCAGCTTCGGTCTGGCCAGCGCGCCGACCGGGCGACGGGTTCGGGCCCGGCTGGCCCGGTTCAACGCTCCCTGGCAGACGCCGCAGGTGAGCGAGGTGCTCGAACCGCTGATCGCCACCCACCGGGCCGCCCATCCCAAGATGGACCCCCGGATGTTGCAGCGCGCCTTCGACATGGCCGCCCGCTGGCACTCGGGGCAGTACCGCAAGTCCGGTGACCCGTACATCACCCACCCGCTCGCGGTGGCCACCATCCTGGCCAACCTCGGCATGGACACCACCACGCTGGTGGCGGCGCTGCTGCACGACACCATCGAGGACACCAACTACGGCCTCGACCAGATGCGGATCGACTTCGGGGCCGAGGTCGCCCTGCTGGTCGACGGGGTCACCAAGCTCGACAAGGTCAAACTGGGTGACGCGGCCAAGGCCGAGACGATCCGCAAGATGGTCGTCGCGATGGCCAAGGACCCCCGGGTCCTGGTGATCAAGCTCGCGGACCGGCTGCACAACATGCGTACGCTGACCTTCCTGCCCCGCGCCAAGCAGGAGCAGAAGGCCAAGGAGACGCTGGAGATCCTGGCTCCGCTGGCGCACCGCCTGGGTATGAACACGATCAAGTGGGAGCTGGAGGATCTCGCCTTCGGCACCCTGTTCCCCAAGCGGTTCGAGGAGATCAACCGGCTGATCGGCGAGCACCAGCCGCAGCGGGAGGCGCTGCTGCGCCAGGTGACGCAGAAGGTCCAGGTCGACCTCAAGGCCGCCAAGATCAAGGCGGAGACGACCGGGCGGCCCAAGCACCTCTACTCGATCTACCAGAAGATGATCGTCCGGGGCCGGGACTTCAACGACATCTACGACCTGGTCGGGGTGCGGATCCTGGTCGAGACGGTGCGCGACTGCTACGCGGCACTCGGTGTGATCCACGCGAACTGGCAGCCCGTACCGGGCCGGTTCAAGGACTACATCGCGATGCCGAAGTTCAACATGTACCAGTCCCTGCACACCACCGTGATCGGCCCGAGCGGCAAGCCGGTGGAGATGCAGATCCGGACGTACGCGATGCACCGCACCGCCGAGTTCGGCATCGCCGCGCACTGGAAGTACAAGGAGCAGAAGGGCGCCACCGTCGTCGGCCCGCCGGCCAACATCGACGAGATGACCTGGCTGCGGCAACTCCTGGACTGGCAGCGGGAGGCGAGCGACCCGAGCGAGTTCCTGGACGCGCTCCGCTTCGACCTGTCCAGCCAGGAGGTGTACGTCTTCACGCCGAAGGGCGACGTGATCCCGCTGCCGACCGGGTCGACCCCGGTCGACTTCGCGTACGCGGTGCACACCGAGGTCGGCCACAAGTGCATCGGCGCCCGGGTCAACGGCAAGCTGGTGCCGCTGGAGTCGACGCTCTCCAACGGCGACGTGATCGAGATCTTCACCTCGAAGTCCGACACCGCCGGCCCTACGCAGGACTGGCTGGGCTTCGTCAAGAGCCCTCGGGCGCGGACGAAGATCCGTCAGTACTTCAACAAGGAGCGCCGCGAGGAGGCGATCGAGGCCGGCAAGGACGCGATCGTCAAGCAGATGCGCAAGCAGGGCATGCCGTTGCAGCGGATGCTCAGCTCGGACAACCTGATGGCGATCGCCCGGGACCTGCACCTGGCCGACGTCGCGTCGCTCTACGCGGCGGTCGGCGACAGCCAGGTCTCCGCCCAGTCGGTGGTGCAGCGGCTGATGGCCGGCTACGGCGGCGAGGAGGGCGCGGCGGAGGACATCGCCGAGACCGCCGTCGCCACCCGGCCGCCGCGCAGCCGTACGTCCAGCCACGACCCCGGTGTGGTGGTCCGTGGGGTCAGCGACGTGTGGATCAAGCTTGCCCGTTGCTGCACCCCGGTGCCGCCGGACTCGGTGTTCGGCTTCGTGACCCGCTCCGGCGGGGTGAGCGTGCACCGCGACGACTGCGCCAACGCCGAGGACCTGCGGGTCCAGGGGGAGCGGATCGTCGAGGTGAGCTGGAAGCTGACCTCGGCGTCGACCTTCCTGGTGGCGATCCAGGTCGAGGCGTTGGACCGGCACAAGCTGCTCGCCGACGTGACCCGGGTGCTCTCCGACGAGCGGGTGAACATCCTGTCCGCGACCGTCACCACCACCCGGGACAGGGTGGCGGTGAGCCGGTTCAGCTTCGAGATGGCCGACCCGAAGCACCTGGGGCACCTGCTGGCGGCCGTACGGAAGGTCGACGGTGTCTTCGACGCGTACCGGGTCACCTCCGGCGCCTGA
- a CDS encoding acyl-ACP desaturase yields MTAAITRPLSQTALLTELDSVVAQNLDRHLAVAKEWFPHEYVPWSDGRTFDGLLGGEAWSPEDFELPEVARTALVVNLLTEDNLPSYHHEIATLFGRDGAWGTWVHRWTAEEGRHGVAIRDYLTVTRAVDPVALERARMVHMSTGYTNAHSNEVLHSLAYVSFQELATRISHRNTGRVTGDPLCEQLLARVAADENLHMIFYRNLLNAAFELSPSQAMRAVADVAADFAMPGAGIDGFARKSVAIALAGIYDLRQHRDEVLVPVLRQWDVWNRTGLDADGEAAREQLGAQLEELDKAASRFEEKRDARAARLAAR; encoded by the coding sequence GTGACTGCCGCCATCACCCGTCCGCTCAGCCAGACCGCGCTGTTGACCGAGCTGGACTCCGTCGTCGCCCAGAACCTCGACCGGCACCTCGCGGTCGCCAAGGAGTGGTTCCCGCACGAGTACGTGCCGTGGAGCGACGGGCGTACGTTCGACGGGCTGCTCGGTGGTGAGGCCTGGTCCCCGGAGGACTTCGAGCTTCCCGAGGTGGCCCGGACCGCGCTGGTGGTCAACCTGCTCACCGAGGACAACCTGCCCTCGTACCACCACGAGATCGCGACGCTGTTCGGTCGCGACGGCGCCTGGGGGACCTGGGTGCACCGGTGGACCGCCGAGGAGGGTCGCCACGGTGTGGCGATCCGCGACTACCTGACCGTCACCCGGGCGGTCGACCCGGTGGCGCTGGAGCGGGCCCGGATGGTCCACATGTCCACTGGGTACACCAACGCCCACTCCAACGAGGTCCTGCACTCGCTGGCGTACGTGTCGTTCCAGGAACTCGCCACCCGGATCTCGCACCGCAACACCGGCCGGGTCACCGGCGACCCGCTCTGCGAGCAGTTGCTCGCCCGGGTCGCGGCCGACGAGAACCTGCACATGATCTTCTACCGCAACCTACTCAACGCCGCGTTCGAGCTGTCACCGAGCCAGGCGATGCGGGCGGTGGCGGACGTGGCGGCCGACTTCGCGATGCCGGGCGCAGGCATCGACGGCTTCGCCCGCAAGTCGGTGGCGATCGCCCTGGCCGGCATCTACGACCTGCGTCAGCACCGCGACGAGGTGCTGGTGCCGGTGCTGCGCCAGTGGGACGTCTGGAACCGCACCGGCCTGGACGCCGACGGCGAGGCAGCCCGCGAGCAGCTCGGCGCGCAACTGGAGGAGCTGGACAAGGCGGCGTCCCGGTTCGAGGAGAAGCGCGACGCCCGGGCCGCCCGCCTCGCCGCCCGCTGA
- a CDS encoding peptidylprolyl isomerase has translation MTSTRERQRAAARARLEREMAQRAGAARKRRQLQTIIAAGAGLLVVIAGTVWLVASLGGDDKTTDAAPVGAGSTQCTWTDIPADQRTPTTKDVGLPPVAAPNTGSQTMTIDTGLGPITAKLDLTKVPCTAASFTHLAEKKFFDNTKCHRLVTEGLQVLQCGDPSATGAGWRDSDGTGGPSYRMAEENLPTEQRPPYPAGVIAMANSGQPGSSGSQFFIVYGDSQLDATYTVLGTVTSGMDLVKEVGAAGDDGAFAQQAGGGHPKKEVLIKSLTMSAVAG, from the coding sequence GTGACGTCCACGAGAGAGCGGCAGCGCGCCGCGGCGCGGGCCCGGCTCGAACGGGAGATGGCCCAGCGGGCCGGCGCTGCCCGCAAGCGCCGTCAGCTGCAGACGATCATCGCGGCCGGGGCGGGTCTGCTAGTGGTCATCGCCGGCACCGTGTGGCTGGTCGCCAGCCTCGGCGGCGACGACAAGACCACCGACGCGGCCCCGGTCGGCGCCGGCTCGACCCAGTGCACCTGGACCGACATCCCGGCCGACCAGCGGACGCCGACGACCAAGGACGTCGGGCTGCCGCCGGTCGCGGCGCCGAACACCGGGTCGCAGACGATGACCATCGACACCGGGCTCGGACCGATCACCGCCAAGCTCGACCTGACCAAGGTCCCGTGCACCGCGGCCAGCTTCACCCACCTGGCGGAGAAGAAGTTCTTCGACAACACCAAGTGCCACCGGTTGGTCACCGAGGGCCTCCAGGTGCTCCAGTGCGGCGACCCGAGCGCCACCGGCGCCGGCTGGCGGGACAGCGACGGCACCGGTGGCCCGAGCTACCGGATGGCCGAGGAGAACCTGCCGACCGAGCAGCGTCCGCCGTACCCGGCGGGTGTGATCGCGATGGCGAACTCCGGCCAGCCCGGCAGCAGCGGCAGCCAGTTCTTCATCGTCTACGGTGACTCGCAGCTCGACGCGACCTACACCGTGCTGGGTACGGTCACCAGCGGGATGGACCTGGTCAAGGAGGTCGGCGCGGCCGGCGACGACGGCGCCTTCGCCCAGCAGGCCGGCGGCGGCCACCCGAAGAAGGAAGTTCTGATCAAGTCGCTGACGATGAGCGCCGTGGCCGGCTGA
- a CDS encoding peptidylprolyl isomerase, whose protein sequence is MASSRDRQRKLARAKLDRQMARRAASARRRRQIQAGVGAALALALIVLGSVWALGGFDREPAPAAAPEICAWTPQDAAGNSSLKDVGKPATTGLPTAGTRPMTITTNQGSPVTVDLDLANAPCAGASFAHLAGQSFYDNTTCHEITAEGALRCGDPSGTGQGGPTYSFTSENVPSVPAPSPSASPAPGEPPLYPAGTVALIGSAPGANGSQFLVFFKDFNPADPTYPIVGKVSAGLDVIQKIGTTELVDNGSGEKVKPKTDVVIQSLTVGEVATDAPPAAPPATPTASPTAAGQS, encoded by the coding sequence GTGGCTTCCAGCAGGGACCGGCAGCGCAAGTTGGCGCGTGCCAAGCTCGACCGGCAGATGGCTCGGCGAGCCGCCTCCGCCCGTCGTCGGCGACAGATCCAGGCCGGGGTCGGCGCGGCTCTCGCGCTGGCGCTGATCGTACTCGGCTCGGTCTGGGCGCTCGGCGGGTTCGACCGCGAGCCGGCTCCGGCCGCGGCCCCCGAGATCTGCGCCTGGACGCCGCAGGACGCGGCGGGCAACAGCAGCCTCAAGGACGTCGGCAAGCCGGCGACCACGGGGCTGCCGACCGCCGGCACCCGCCCGATGACCATCACGACCAACCAGGGCAGCCCGGTGACGGTCGACCTGGACCTGGCCAACGCGCCGTGCGCCGGGGCGAGCTTCGCCCACCTGGCCGGCCAGTCGTTCTACGACAACACCACGTGCCACGAGATCACCGCCGAGGGCGCCCTGCGCTGCGGCGACCCGAGCGGCACCGGGCAGGGCGGCCCGACCTACTCGTTCACCAGCGAGAACGTCCCGTCCGTACCGGCTCCGAGCCCGTCGGCCAGCCCGGCACCGGGTGAGCCGCCGCTCTACCCGGCCGGCACGGTCGCCCTGATCGGCAGCGCGCCGGGCGCCAACGGCAGCCAGTTCCTCGTCTTCTTCAAGGACTTCAACCCGGCCGACCCGACCTACCCGATCGTCGGGAAGGTCAGCGCCGGACTCGACGTGATCCAGAAGATCGGTACCACCGAACTGGTGGACAATGGCAGTGGCGAGAAGGTCAAGCCGAAGACCGACGTGGTGATCCAGAGCCTGACCGTCGGCGAGGTCGCCACCGACGCGCCGCCCGCCGCCCCACCGGCGACGCCGACCGCCAGCCCGACGGCGGCCGGGCAGTCCTGA
- a CDS encoding MBL fold metallo-hydrolase: MFVAGFPADAFGTNCYVVATAPGEQCVVVDPGIGVVDRLDELLAEHRLQPAAVLLTHGHLDHVFSVAPVCGARGITAYVHPADLELLADPSKGISIDLEQLLGGRLPYTEPDDVAELTDGATMTLAGLEITVDHAPGHTGGSVMFRLPGAGSQWDADQICLSGDVLFAGSIGRTDLPGGSMPAMLTSLRDKVLPLADDTVVLPGHGPRTTIGRERGSNPHLRQVASPDEARPAGSRRGR, encoded by the coding sequence GTGTTCGTCGCCGGGTTTCCCGCGGATGCCTTCGGCACCAACTGCTACGTGGTCGCGACCGCGCCGGGAGAGCAGTGTGTCGTGGTCGACCCGGGAATCGGAGTGGTCGACCGCCTCGACGAGCTACTCGCCGAGCACCGGTTGCAGCCGGCCGCCGTCCTGCTCACCCACGGCCATCTCGACCACGTCTTCTCCGTCGCACCCGTCTGCGGCGCCCGCGGGATCACCGCGTACGTGCACCCGGCCGACCTGGAACTGCTCGCCGACCCGAGCAAGGGGATCTCGATCGACCTGGAACAGCTCCTCGGCGGTCGGCTGCCCTACACCGAGCCGGACGACGTGGCCGAGCTGACCGACGGGGCGACCATGACCCTCGCCGGGCTGGAGATCACCGTCGACCATGCACCCGGCCATACCGGCGGGTCGGTGATGTTCCGGTTGCCGGGGGCCGGCTCGCAGTGGGACGCGGATCAGATCTGCCTCTCCGGAGACGTCCTGTTCGCCGGTTCGATCGGTCGCACCGACCTGCCGGGCGGCAGCATGCCAGCCATGCTGACCAGCCTGCGGGACAAGGTCCTCCCGCTCGCCGACGACACCGTCGTCCTGCCCGGCCACGGACCCCGGACCACCATCGGCCGTGAGCGCGGGAGCAACCCGCACCTGCGTCAGGTCGCCTCGCCCGACGAAGCGCGACCGGCCGGTTCCCGCCGAGGCCGGTAA
- a CDS encoding adenine phosphoribosyltransferase: MTETQTGVRGDSGPATAELVASRVLDVPDFPQPGVMFKDLMPLFADGAVFRQVIDEIIEYHGRDSFDVVAGIEARGFVLAAAIAYATGLGVVPVRKAGKLPRAAYAASYALEYGEATLEVHQDAFTAGHRVLVVDDVLATGGTADATLSLVERAGGTVAGLSVLLELSFLGGRERLAPRPVHALLTV, from the coding sequence GTGACGGAGACCCAGACCGGGGTACGGGGCGACAGCGGCCCCGCCACGGCGGAACTGGTGGCCAGCCGGGTGCTGGACGTACCGGACTTTCCCCAGCCCGGAGTGATGTTCAAGGACCTGATGCCGCTCTTCGCCGACGGTGCGGTGTTCCGCCAGGTGATCGACGAGATCATCGAGTACCACGGGCGGGACTCGTTCGACGTGGTCGCCGGCATCGAGGCGCGTGGCTTCGTGCTCGCCGCCGCCATCGCGTACGCCACCGGGCTGGGTGTGGTTCCGGTACGCAAGGCCGGCAAGCTGCCCCGGGCCGCGTACGCCGCCTCCTACGCCCTGGAGTACGGCGAGGCCACGCTCGAGGTGCACCAGGACGCCTTCACGGCCGGTCACCGGGTACTGGTGGTCGACGACGTGCTCGCCACCGGCGGTACGGCGGACGCGACGCTGAGCCTGGTCGAGCGGGCCGGGGGGACCGTGGCGGGGCTCTCCGTACTGCTGGAACTCTCGTTCCTCGGTGGCCGGGAGCGGCTTGCTCCCCGTCCCGTACATGCACTTCTGACGGTTTAG
- the secF gene encoding protein translocase subunit SecF, whose translation MSRRSGLATRLYQGEAGLNIIGRRRVWFGIAAGLVLIAILGISIPGFKLGIEFSGGNSFQVPASVGSITHAEDQVDAALGSLDGAEAAHVVSTQTVNGVGGSFYELRTTELNTQQSNEVQADLAQKFGIAEDQISINQVSAAWGDQVTERALLGLVVFVVLVMIYLILRFEWRMAVAAVSSLFLNLVLTAGIYALVGFEVTPSTIVGFLTILGFALYDVVVVFDKVQENTRGITASGTQTYGEAANLAINQTLMRSINTGLVALLPVGGLLFIGAGLLGAGTLEDLGLVLFLGMGIAVYSSIFFATPVLSLLKDYEPRIQTHTKRVLARRSSGGGRPASGARRPAARTGEETVDDDTAPSGPTDEEAAALAGAAPKVGARPAGKRSTGGARGGRPGGGGGSRPSGAKRR comes from the coding sequence ATGAGCCGCCGTAGCGGTCTGGCCACCCGGCTCTACCAGGGCGAGGCCGGTCTCAACATCATCGGACGCCGCCGGGTCTGGTTCGGCATCGCCGCCGGGCTGGTGCTGATCGCGATCCTGGGCATCTCGATCCCCGGGTTCAAGCTCGGCATCGAGTTCTCCGGTGGCAACTCCTTCCAGGTCCCGGCCAGCGTCGGCTCCATCACGCACGCCGAGGACCAGGTCGACGCGGCACTGGGCAGCCTCGACGGTGCCGAGGCGGCGCACGTCGTCTCCACCCAGACGGTCAACGGCGTCGGTGGTTCGTTCTACGAGCTGCGTACCACCGAGCTGAACACCCAGCAGTCCAACGAGGTGCAGGCCGACCTGGCCCAGAAGTTCGGCATCGCCGAGGACCAGATCAGCATCAACCAGGTGAGCGCGGCCTGGGGTGACCAGGTCACCGAACGGGCCCTGCTCGGTCTGGTGGTCTTCGTCGTACTGGTCATGATCTACCTGATCCTGCGGTTCGAGTGGCGGATGGCGGTCGCCGCCGTCTCCTCGCTCTTCCTCAACCTGGTGCTGACCGCCGGCATTTACGCCCTGGTCGGCTTCGAGGTCACCCCGTCGACCATCGTCGGCTTCCTCACCATCCTCGGCTTCGCGCTCTACGACGTCGTGGTGGTGTTCGACAAGGTCCAGGAGAACACCCGCGGGATCACCGCGAGCGGCACCCAGACCTACGGCGAGGCGGCCAACCTGGCCATCAACCAGACGCTGATGCGGTCGATCAACACCGGTCTGGTGGCGCTGCTGCCGGTCGGTGGCCTGCTCTTCATCGGTGCCGGCCTGCTCGGCGCGGGCACCCTGGAGGACCTCGGCCTGGTGCTGTTCCTCGGTATGGGCATCGCGGTCTACTCCTCGATCTTCTTCGCGACCCCGGTGCTGAGCCTGCTCAAGGACTACGAGCCGCGGATCCAGACGCACACGAAGCGGGTCCTGGCCCGGCGCTCCTCCGGCGGCGGACGACCCGCCTCCGGTGCCCGCCGGCCGGCCGCCCGTACCGGCGAGGAAACGGTCGACGACGACACCGCACCGTCCGGCCCGACCGACGAGGAGGCGGCGGCGCTTGCCGGCGCGGCCCCGAAGGTCGGTGCCCGTCCGGCCGGCAAGCGGTCCACCGGTGGTGCCCGGGGTGGTCGACCGGGTGGCGGCGGCGGTAGCCGGCCCAGTGGGGCCAAGCGCCGCTGA